The Acaryochloris sp. CCMEE 5410 genome includes the window TGCACTCCAGGGCCTGAGCTTGAGCTTGATGGAACCGTTGGCCATGTCGGCCACTTTTGAGCGCGAGTCGGCGCACTGTCCCAGGCGTCGTTCGCGTCAAGCGAGCAGTCCCTTTGAGGGAATTCCCCTCGCTTAAATGTTCGGCTATGGAAATCACTTGGGCTTCAGGGAGCTTGCAGTTCCACAGGGCTGTATTTTTGCGTTCGCTGAACTCCTGTCCACAGTGACTGCATCTGAGATAGCGGATCTGGTCCTTTCCATACACTTTGCGAACGGTCAAATTACTCTGCTGAGGCATACCGTAACTGATGCACTCGGAATTGACACAAGCCAGGTGTTCAAGGGGGAGTCTGTGGCTGTTGGTCATCGGGGGGATTCGTCTACAACCCTTTATTAAAAGGCTATTCCGTCCTAGGGGTATGAGATAATCTCACGTTTCCACCAGTAGGCCCATCTCATCCTGATTTCATATTTGTATGACAAGCAGATGATCCTTCTGAGAAGAGTCATATTTAAGATGGATTTAGGCTAAGCAAAGAACATATGCTGCAGACTCAACAATAAACAATGTCTGAAATGGCCAAAGTTCTGGCATGAGGCCACAGCACCTCATTGAGTTACGAATTATTAAGTGTAAAGTACAGATCATCTTGATCTCATTTTTGCTTGGCACACTCAACTTAGTGGGAACCTAATCTGACAATAATCAGTAAAAATATATGAAGCTCTTGTTCGCCACATTTTGTATGGAAAAAATTCGCTTTTCTTTCAACAAGAGCGATATTCATTCTCATGTAAAAAAACTAATCAAATACATTTTTCCTGTTTATAAATGTGGTCTGAGACCTCCCAAAAAATCATTCTTAAAAAACTTGGAGGTATGAAAATGTCTAAATCACTTCATAAGCGCTTAATGGGTACTAGTTTGTTACTCCTAGGTGTCGTTGCTCCGTCCATCATGTTGGCCAGCCCTTCAACCGCTGTTCAGTTTCCCGATGGTAGAACAGCGTTTAACTCGCCTCCACGCTTGATCGAAGCTGAAAGCAGCTATACTCAACAAAATGTGCCATCCACTTACTACTTCACCCTCAAAATTCCTGCCAATGCTGGAGAACCGCTCAAGGCAATTAAGATTGCCCAGCGAGAAAACGTAGAAACTATCAGTTATGGAGGTAATTCGACCCGTGCATTTCAAGGAAGCAGATGGGCGCGGGGGACTCAGTTCTCTTTGACTCCGGTCGGAGGATCGACTGAGCCAGGGGCAATGACCGTGGTATTTGACTCACCTGTCCAGCCAGGAGAAACGATTACAGTTGCCCTCAAGGCGAAGAATAATCCCACATTTGGTGGAATTTACCATTTTGGTGTGACTGCTTATCCAGCAGGAGACAAGAGCATAGGGCAGTTTCTTGGCTATGCCCGACTGAGCTTTTACGCTGACTAGAGTACTGTTAGGAATTCCACGAAACAGGGGAGAATGCAGGCGCTTCTAGGAAGCTGACTGATAGATAGAAGACTTCAGTACTCTTGCTGGTTTGACCCACAGTCTTCCCATGCTTCACCAGCAGTGTTTTATTTACCTCAATCATCAGATACCTGGGGAAGATCCTAGAGTGTCATGTCGGATTAATGCTTGCAAACAAGAGCTGAATCTATCTTCAAGAACTTTTGTGATGATTACTTGACCCTCTGGTTAACCCGAGGGTCTAACCTAAAACTCATTGAGAGGACGTGAACCATGTTTAAGATGCTTCACTACAAGATTCTGACCACCACAATGGTGGCGGGTGCAGTATTGTCACCCTTGGTCGTCTTGCCAGCTCTGGCCCAGACCAATCCCTCGACTGGGCCAATGATGACACCTGAGAAGCCAATGACGCCTGAGCAGATGCGTCAGCACCATCAAGAAATGATGGGGAAGATGCAGCAAATGATGGGACAGATGCAACAACGCATGGCACAGATGACCCCCGAGGAAATGCGTCAGCATCATCAACAGATGATGGCAAATCACCAAAAGATGATGGAGCAGATGCAGCAGATGATGGGGCAAGTGAAACAGAATAACGCTGGGGCAAATCGGGAACCAGGAATGATGCACAACCACAATTACAAGCCGGGACAACGCATGAGTAATCCTCCCCAAGGGCAGTAGTTTTTCTCCGTGAACAACAGGCTTTTATTACGGGAGCAGATAGAAAGGTTGGTCATTATGACAATAAGCCATCTCCGACTAAAGAACATCGCCTGTGACTTTTGCGCTGATGTTATTGAGCGGGCGGTTTGCAGTCTGCCCGGTGTTCATGAATGCTTGGTAAGCACGGAGTTGAAGCAAGCCACCGTCCAGTACGCTCCTCAGTACATCACGTTAGAAGCGATTCAGAATGCTCTAGTAAAAGCAGGGTATGAGGTTGAATGCCTCGATAAGTAAGCGGTTGCTACTCAAATGTGATTCTGTCTATCTGACTATCTGAATTGAACAAAGCCTGATTGCCCCTTAATGTCAGAAAGCTATGGAAACCAAACATCTGCAGTTGAAAGGCATGAGTTGTGCGTCCTGCGCCAACACCATTGAACAGGCGATTCGGACTGTACCCGGTGTTGGAGAATGCAGGGTTAACTTTGCCACAGAGCAGGCCACTGTTCAGTACAATCCACAGTTCACAACCCCAGAAGTAATTCAGCAAGCTGTGGCCGATGCTGGTTATGCTGCTCAGACTATCGCGGATAACACTCCCGAAACAGAAGATGCTGAGAAAGCTACCCGTGAGGCGGAGCAGCGGGAACTCACCCGCAAGTTAGTGGTGGGCACTGTCCTTAGTGTGCTGCTGGTGATAGCTGTCTTGCCCAACATGACTGGGCTAAGCCTGTCCTGGATTCCATTATGGTTGAGTGACCCCTGGATGCAATTGGTGCTGGCAACCCCTGTACAGATCTGGGTCGGTAGCACTTTCTTTGTGGGGGCTTGGAAAGCCTTCAAGCATCATGTTGCCAATATGGATACGTTGGTTGCATTGGGTACAGGCGTGGCGTACCTGTACTCGTTGTTTGTCACGGCTTTTCCTCAAGTCTTGCTGGCTGAGGGGATTCAACCGGCAGTCTATTACGAGGTTGCCGCCGTGGTCGTCACGTTAATCTTGCTGGGGCGATTGCTGGAAAATCGGGCTAAGGGCCAAACCTCAGAGGCCATTCGCAAGCTGATGGGTCTGCAGGCCAAAACAGCCCGCGTCATTCGTGCCGGAGAAGAAATGGATCTGCCCCTAGCAGAGGTGATGGTTGATGATGTGATCGTCGTCCGTCCCGGTGAAAAAATTCCGGTGGATGGTCAAGTGATTGATGGATCTTCAGCAGTGGATGAAGCCATGGTGACCGGAGAGCCTATCCCTGTCACCAAAAGAGTTGGAGATGAAGTGATTGGAGCCACAATCAATAAGACGGGTAGCTTCAAGTTTCGGGCTCAACGGGTGGGTAAGGATACAGTGCTGGCCCAGATTGTTCAGTTAGTCCAGGATGCCCAAGGCTCCAAAGCTCCCATCCAACAATTGGCCGATCAGGTGACGGGTTGGTTTGTGCCGGTGGTTATTGCGATCGCGATCGCAACCTTTTTGGTTTGGTTCAATACGATGGGCAACCTGACACTGGCCCTGTTAACCACGGTCGGCGTCCTGATTATTGCTTGTCCCTGTGCCTTGGGGTTGGCCACGCCCACGTCCATCATGGTGGGTACGGGCAAAGGGGCTGAAAACGGTATTTTGATTAAGGATGCCGAAAGCCTAGAGCTAGCGCATCAACTACAGGCCATCATTCTGGATAAGACGGGGACACTCACCCAGGGCAAACCCACAGTGACCGACTACGTCACGGTCAAGGGAACGGCCAACCATCAGGAACTGGTCCTGCTGCAGCTCGCTGCAACCGTGGAACGGCAATCGGAACATCCCCTGGCCGAGGCTGTAGTTCACTATGCTCATGCGCAGGAGATTGGCCCACTCCCAGACGTGCAGCAATTTGAAGCAGTTGCGGGCATGGGGGTTCAAGGAATGGTGTCCCATCGATTGATCCAAATCGGGACGCAGCGTTGGATGGACACGCTTGGGATTGATACGACACCACTTGAGCCCCAGCGCCAAACTCTGGAAGCCGCGGCCAAAACCACGGCTTGGATCATTGTTGACGGTCAGGTCGAGGGGCTGATGGGAATTGCAGATGCCCTGAAGCCGACCTCTGTGGAGGTGGTCAGAGCCCTACAGCGGATGAAGTTAGAAGTGGTGATGTTAACAGGGGATAACCGACAAACAGCGGAAGCGATCGCCCGTGAAGTCGGCATCAAACGAGTCTTTGCCGAAGTTCGCCCCGACCAAAAGGCCGCGCAGGTGAAATCACTCCAGGCCGAGGGAAAACGGGTGGCCATGGTCGGAGATGGGATTAATGATGCCCCGGCCCTAGCCCAGGCTGACGTGGGGATTGCGATTGGGACGGGGACTGATGTTGCGATCGCAGCCAGCGATATTACCCTGATTTCGGGTGATCTGGGTGGCATTGTCACCGCCATTCAACTCAGCCACGCCACCATGCGCAACATCCGCCAAAATCTCTTCTTCGCCTACATCTACAACGTATCTGGGATTCCCGTTGCGGCGGGGATTCTCTATCCTTTCTTTGGATGGCTGCTCAGTCCCATGATTGCTGGAGCCGCGATGGCCTTTAGTTCGGTTTCGGTCGTGACCAACGCCCTCCGTTTACGGAATTTCCAGCCTACTGTTCACTGAAAGAAAGGGTGAAAAACAATGAACCATACTACGACGGATCAGTATCGCAGAGCGCTAACAGTCGGTCTGGCACTCAGCCTCATCGGTGAACTCATCCCATGCTTCCCAACCAGAATTGAGGAAAGTTGATTATGTCGCTGAAACACAAGTGTTGGAATGGTCTGTTGAGTCTAGGACTCTTACTGGGCATCGCCACAGGTGACGCCGTTGCCCAGCCCTCAGAAACAACCTCAGAGCCAAACCAGTTTCGGCGCGTGGAGCTGCCTCTTCCGCTAAAAGTCGGTGTCACACTGGGAGGAATGGCATTGATTGGCCTAGAGCTATGGTGGTTTCAATTTAGTAAAACGAAGGCCCAGCAAGCAGAGGTCCACCAGGGGGTTCAGGAGATTGACGTGACCGTCGATGGGGGCTACGAGCCCAGCCGGATTGTGGTGCAGGCGGGCCAGCTGGTGCGGCTGAACTTTTTGCGCAAAGATCCCAGCAGTTGCCTTGAGAAAGTTTTACTCCCAGATTTTCATCAGTCCGTCGATCTGCTTTTGAACCACACCACTGCTGTAGCAGCAATTATAAATTCAAAATCTTGGCAAGCTAGGTTGTAATCGTTGAGGATGTATTCATCCACTTGCAGAGCCCCAGACGATGAATGAAGGTGTTCTAAATTTCCCCCTCTTACTGCACTGGCTACATCAGCTCATTGAGCAACTCGATGATCCACGTCAACCCAGTAATGGCACCAAATTTAGCCTCAAAGATATTGTATTAGGCGCATTTGCTGTCTTCTTTATGCAATGTCCTTCGTTTTTGGAGCACCAACGCCAAGTTCATAGTCGTCATGGTCGTGACAACGCCCAAGCCCTCTTTGAGTTAGCAGAACTCCCCACGAGCAACCAAATCAAGAATGTTTTGGACTTGATCGCGTTTCGTCTTCTGTTTCCCATTTTCCATCGAATTTATAGCGTTCTCCTACGACGAGGTTATCTAGAGCAATACAAGGTTCTAGGTGGGCATCTGTTGGTAGGGCTAGACGGCAGCGAGTATTTTTCCTCGAAACGGATTTGTTGCGATCAGTGTTCTACTAAGACCCATCGGGATGGGAGTGTCACCTATACGCACACCGCTGTATTGCCCGTCCTCGTTTGTCCGGGGATTGAACATGTCATCTCTCTGGCCCCAGAGTTCATTCG containing:
- a CDS encoding DUF2808 domain-containing protein: MSKSLHKRLMGTSLLLLGVVAPSIMLASPSTAVQFPDGRTAFNSPPRLIEAESSYTQQNVPSTYYFTLKIPANAGEPLKAIKIAQRENVETISYGGNSTRAFQGSRWARGTQFSLTPVGGSTEPGAMTVVFDSPVQPGETITVALKAKNNPTFGGIYHFGVTAYPAGDKSIGQFLGYARLSFYAD
- a CDS encoding heavy-metal-associated domain-containing protein; translated protein: MTISHLRLKNIACDFCADVIERAVCSLPGVHECLVSTELKQATVQYAPQYITLEAIQNALVKAGYEVECLDK
- a CDS encoding heavy metal translocating P-type ATPase, giving the protein METKHLQLKGMSCASCANTIEQAIRTVPGVGECRVNFATEQATVQYNPQFTTPEVIQQAVADAGYAAQTIADNTPETEDAEKATREAEQRELTRKLVVGTVLSVLLVIAVLPNMTGLSLSWIPLWLSDPWMQLVLATPVQIWVGSTFFVGAWKAFKHHVANMDTLVALGTGVAYLYSLFVTAFPQVLLAEGIQPAVYYEVAAVVVTLILLGRLLENRAKGQTSEAIRKLMGLQAKTARVIRAGEEMDLPLAEVMVDDVIVVRPGEKIPVDGQVIDGSSAVDEAMVTGEPIPVTKRVGDEVIGATINKTGSFKFRAQRVGKDTVLAQIVQLVQDAQGSKAPIQQLADQVTGWFVPVVIAIAIATFLVWFNTMGNLTLALLTTVGVLIIACPCALGLATPTSIMVGTGKGAENGILIKDAESLELAHQLQAIILDKTGTLTQGKPTVTDYVTVKGTANHQELVLLQLAATVERQSEHPLAEAVVHYAHAQEIGPLPDVQQFEAVAGMGVQGMVSHRLIQIGTQRWMDTLGIDTTPLEPQRQTLEAAAKTTAWIIVDGQVEGLMGIADALKPTSVEVVRALQRMKLEVVMLTGDNRQTAEAIAREVGIKRVFAEVRPDQKAAQVKSLQAEGKRVAMVGDGINDAPALAQADVGIAIGTGTDVAIAASDITLISGDLGGIVTAIQLSHATMRNIRQNLFFAYIYNVSGIPVAAGILYPFFGWLLSPMIAGAAMAFSSVSVVTNALRLRNFQPTVH
- a CDS encoding cupredoxin domain-containing protein; this encodes MSLKHKCWNGLLSLGLLLGIATGDAVAQPSETTSEPNQFRRVELPLPLKVGVTLGGMALIGLELWWFQFSKTKAQQAEVHQGVQEIDVTVDGGYEPSRIVVQAGQLVRLNFLRKDPSSCLEKVLLPDFHQSVDLLLNHTTAVAAIINSKSWQARL
- a CDS encoding transposase — protein: MTNSHRLPLEHLACVNSECISYGMPQQSNLTVRKVYGKDQIRYLRCSHCGQEFSERKNTALWNCKLPEAQVISIAEHLSEGNSLKGTARLTRTTPGTVRRLALKSGRHGQRFHQAQAQALECKTLEMDERHGYVEDKHQQLWDAVTIDPASKFIVALEVGERNESLMLNLMQHSAERLSNPQNLLLMTDGAATYAQKFPEVFGEAYLPPVRAQRDAFPSFDIECHGPWLMFKSSSIDKARSSLK